One window from the genome of Alphaproteobacteria bacterium encodes:
- a CDS encoding pyridoxal phosphate-dependent aminotransferase: protein MTDYDFTPLARSLPQSVPFVGPEALERRRGKPFCARIGANESVFGCSPKAVAAMQAEATALWQYGDPENHDLKVALAAHHSVAPENVVVGEGIDALFGYMVRLFVEPGVTVATSLGAYPTFNFHVVGFGGRLATVHYREDREDPEALLDLAVREKARLIYLANPDNPMGSWSDAAKIEDMIALVPDGCVLVLDEAYSDFAPAGTVPPLDISCRKVLRFRTFSKAHGLAGARVGYALGEAGLVGAFDKVRNHFGVNRMAQVAALASLGDAAHLAEVTIKVSAACERIASIAAANGLDSLPTATNFVAVDCAGDGNLAIRVLEALARRDVFVRMPGVAPLNRCIRISAGLPGDLDLLEEALPAALKEARNGA from the coding sequence GTGACAGATTACGATTTCACGCCGCTTGCCAGGAGCCTGCCGCAAAGCGTGCCCTTTGTCGGCCCAGAGGCGCTGGAGCGCAGGCGTGGCAAGCCGTTTTGTGCCCGCATCGGTGCTAATGAAAGTGTTTTCGGCTGTTCGCCGAAGGCTGTCGCGGCAATGCAGGCCGAAGCGACCGCGCTGTGGCAATATGGTGATCCCGAGAACCACGATCTGAAGGTGGCGCTCGCCGCGCATCACAGCGTGGCGCCCGAGAATGTCGTCGTGGGCGAGGGCATCGATGCGCTGTTCGGCTATATGGTGCGGCTGTTCGTCGAGCCTGGCGTGACCGTGGCAACCTCACTCGGCGCCTATCCCACCTTTAATTTTCATGTTGTTGGCTTTGGCGGCAGGCTAGCCACGGTTCACTATCGTGAGGACCGTGAGGATCCGGAGGCGTTGCTCGACCTGGCGGTACGCGAGAAGGCACGCCTGATCTATCTCGCTAACCCGGATAATCCCATGGGCAGTTGGTCCGATGCGGCGAAGATCGAGGACATGATCGCGCTTGTACCCGATGGTTGTGTGCTGGTGCTCGACGAAGCCTACTCGGACTTCGCACCGGCCGGCACGGTTCCGCCACTCGATATCTCTTGCCGCAAGGTGCTGCGCTTTCGCACTTTTTCAAAGGCGCACGGCCTGGCCGGTGCGCGTGTCGGCTATGCGCTTGGCGAAGCTGGTTTGGTTGGTGCTTTTGATAAGGTGCGCAATCATTTTGGCGTTAACCGAATGGCCCAGGTAGCGGCGCTGGCATCGCTCGGCGATGCGGCTCATCTGGCCGAGGTGACTATCAAGGTCTCTGCTGCGTGCGAGCGCATTGCCTCCATCGCTGCCGCGAATGGGCTCGATAGCCTGCCGACTGCGACCAATTTCGTGGCCGTCGATTGCGCGGGTGACGGCAACCTAGCGATACGCGTTCTCGAAGCACTTGCCAGGCGCGATGTATTCGTTCGCATGCCCGGCGTCGCTCCTCTCAATCGGTGTATCCGTATCAGCGCCGGCCTGCCCGGCGACCTCGACCTGCTTGAAGAAGCTCTACCCGCAGCCCTGAAGGAAGCACGCAACGGCGCATAG
- a CDS encoding cytochrome c, whose translation MSIFDRCTLSTLAVVLLVASPVLAEPGPELGEPVSAEEVAKWDISIAPDGATLPPGRGDAERGAHVYHQHCRRCHGGGARGGEKFADALAGGIDSLAGDKPVKTIASYWPYATTIFDYVRRAMPYDRPMSLSNDDVYAVTAYLLSLNGIIKDGQVMDADSLPGVKMPNRDGFLLYWPEPN comes from the coding sequence ATGTCTATATTTGATCGTTGCACGCTTTCGACCTTGGCCGTGGTCCTGCTTGTTGCCAGTCCCGTTCTCGCTGAGCCCGGTCCAGAGCTGGGCGAGCCGGTATCGGCGGAAGAGGTCGCTAAATGGGATATCAGCATCGCGCCCGACGGTGCCACCTTGCCGCCCGGTAGGGGTGATGCCGAACGCGGCGCTCACGTCTACCATCAGCACTGCAGGCGCTGCCATGGCGGGGGCGCCAGGGGCGGCGAGAAATTTGCTGATGCACTTGCCGGTGGCATCGATTCTCTAGCCGGCGACAAGCCGGTGAAAACCATAGCCAGCTACTGGCCCTATGCCACCACTATTTTTGACTACGTGCGCCGTGCCATGCCCTATGATCGGCCGATGTCGCTCAGCAATGACGATGTCTATGCGGTCACGGCATACCTGTTGAGCTTGAACGGCATCATCAAGGACGGCCAGGTCATGGATGCCGATAGCCTGCCTGGTGTGAAGATGCCGAACCGTGACGGCTTCCTGCTATACTGGCCAGAGCCTAACTGA
- the soxC gene encoding sulfite dehydrogenase, translated as MSKKNTVPAAEALGEPVASGGLLHRRAFLAGSAVAAAALPGAAVAAESIGDEAPSWMTVPGITFRPYGDPARAERETARTVLQPYGDLAPGAGVGMTPLQNLEGTITPNGLHFERSHNGRPIIDSERHEFLIHGLVVQPLKFDIEALLRYPMASRLLFIECAGNSFFNSNLFSEPMQVPVGMIHGLISGAEWTGIPLSILLDEAGLDPRGKWILAEGADSAAMSRSIPMEKALDDAIVALYQNGERLRPENGYPMRLVLPGYEGNMSVKWLRRIKVTEGPTHTKDETSKYSDLMPDGMARQFTFRMDVKSTITRPATGLTMRGAGLYQISGLAWSGHGRIARVEVSADGGKSWAEAALDGPVQPMALTRFRLPWSWDGAPAVVQSRATDEKGNTQLRREVWSEQYAAGHLYHCNAIQTWGIASNGEVSNVYI; from the coding sequence ATGTCAAAGAAGAACACTGTGCCCGCCGCCGAGGCGCTCGGCGAGCCAGTCGCGAGCGGTGGTCTGCTGCACCGGCGCGCCTTTCTCGCTGGCAGTGCGGTGGCTGCGGCGGCCCTGCCCGGTGCGGCTGTAGCCGCGGAATCCATCGGCGATGAAGCGCCGAGCTGGATGACCGTGCCGGGCATCACGTTTCGGCCCTACGGTGATCCTGCTCGCGCCGAACGGGAGACAGCTCGCACCGTGCTTCAGCCCTATGGCGATCTGGCGCCCGGCGCTGGTGTCGGCATGACGCCACTGCAGAACCTTGAAGGCACCATCACACCCAACGGTCTGCATTTCGAGCGCAGCCACAACGGCCGACCCATCATCGATTCGGAGAGGCATGAGTTTTTGATCCATGGTCTGGTGGTGCAGCCGCTTAAGTTCGACATAGAGGCGCTGCTGCGCTATCCGATGGCTAGCCGACTTCTATTTATCGAGTGCGCTGGCAATAGTTTCTTCAACAGCAACCTGTTCTCCGAGCCCATGCAGGTGCCGGTAGGTATGATCCACGGTCTCATCTCCGGTGCCGAGTGGACGGGTATCCCGCTCTCGATCCTACTCGATGAAGCTGGATTGGATCCGCGCGGCAAGTGGATTCTTGCCGAGGGGGCTGATTCCGCCGCCATGAGCCGTAGCATTCCCATGGAAAAGGCACTCGACGACGCCATCGTGGCTTTGTATCAGAACGGCGAGCGCCTACGCCCCGAGAACGGCTACCCCATGCGCCTCGTGTTGCCGGGCTACGAAGGTAATATGTCGGTCAAGTGGCTGCGCCGCATCAAGGTCACCGAGGGACCAACTCACACAAAGGACGAGACCTCGAAATATTCCGACCTGATGCCCGACGGCATGGCGCGCCAGTTCACTTTCCGCATGGATGTGAAATCAACCATCACACGCCCGGCAACGGGTCTGACGATGCGCGGCGCGGGGCTCTATCAGATCTCGGGCCTCGCTTGGTCAGGCCACGGCCGAATCGCCCGCGTCGAGGTCTCGGCCGACGGCGGCAAGAGCTGGGCGGAGGCGGCGCTGGACGGGCCGGTGCAGCCGATGGCGCTGACGCGTTTCCGCCTGCCCTGGAGTTGGGACGGCGCGCCAGCTGTCGTGCAAAGCCGCGCGACCGACGAGAAAGGTAACACCCAGCTACGACGCGAAGTGTGGTCCGAGCAGTATGCGGCAGGCCATCTCTACCACTGCAACGCCATCCAAACCTGGGGCATTGCAAGCAACGGGGAGGTCAGCAATGTCTATATTTGA
- a CDS encoding 4Fe-4S binding protein has translation MATESPAAKPDPLADRLTPDRLAQAFPGADRAQPTDGRPPAAEVLRDGDIVGYVFSVGDLAKPRGYGGSRFDILLGLDMHARVTGAVLIAEDEPLLRNLGGRAALEAALTGLVGLDVLAPRPAAPEDYGGRADISVLALLDGIYRAGRMVAVSRDLLGPGAREARRLDLVSFRPLDWAGLRAIGAVRRLTLSNGDVAAHAAKLSSGPADMLFADLVTALATPALIGRNLLGAEAHAAAGLAEGDSLLLVASAGRASLRRGVATLAEAPVSSALSLRQGGLTLSLNEFESVALNGVAVSGAPAMEQLVLLRIPATSGFDGSRPWLLEIAFGGEARFGLDYAPPAELVVEPIPRLVAAVDNRAAEVPALWLSVWKDQEAKIAVLLLALATLSAVLLAQNRLVRHAQCMRWLRAVFLVFSLGWIGWYAGAQLSISHLFTIARAPFEGGGLEAMLLDPLTLIVLGFAGLTLLLLGRGIFCGWLCPFGALQELLNKAARWLGLRQRQLPAALNERLWALKYVVAIALVALVFIDRTPVIRAVEIEPFDTAILFGFVRAWPYVLFTLAILGVGLFVERAFCRYLCPLGGSLAILGRWRMLLWLKRRPECGSSCNTCQPLCPVQAIGNDGSINFNECYHCLACQVAYQDDQVCPPLVARRERRERLSGSSGIGPREEAVPVAAK, from the coding sequence ATGGCAACGGAATCCCCGGCCGCAAAACCCGACCCCCTGGCCGACCGCTTGACGCCGGACCGCCTGGCGCAAGCCTTTCCCGGCGCAGATCGCGCTCAACCGACGGATGGGCGCCCGCCTGCTGCCGAGGTTCTTCGCGACGGTGACATTGTGGGCTATGTCTTTTCGGTCGGCGACTTGGCCAAGCCGCGTGGCTACGGCGGCAGTCGTTTTGACATTCTGCTCGGCCTCGATATGCACGCCCGCGTCACCGGCGCAGTGCTGATTGCTGAGGACGAGCCACTACTGCGTAATCTCGGTGGGCGCGCGGCGCTGGAAGCGGCGCTTACCGGGCTGGTCGGCCTTGATGTGCTCGCGCCACGGCCTGCCGCACCCGAAGACTATGGCGGGCGTGCTGATATCAGCGTGTTGGCGCTGCTCGACGGTATCTACCGGGCCGGGCGCATGGTCGCGGTCTCGCGTGACCTGCTCGGTCCCGGCGCCCGCGAGGCCCGCCGCCTCGATCTCGTGAGCTTCCGCCCCCTCGATTGGGCAGGGCTGCGCGCCATTGGTGCGGTCCGCCGGCTGACGCTCAGCAATGGTGATGTCGCCGCCCATGCCGCAAAGCTTAGCAGCGGTCCAGCCGACATGCTTTTTGCTGACCTCGTTACGGCGCTCGCGACTCCGGCACTGATCGGGCGCAATCTGCTTGGCGCCGAAGCTCATGCCGCGGCCGGGCTCGCGGAAGGTGATTCACTTCTGCTCGTCGCAAGTGCCGGACGGGCCAGTCTGCGGCGGGGCGTTGCGACCCTTGCCGAAGCGCCGGTGTCAAGCGCGCTTAGCCTGCGTCAAGGCGGGCTGACGCTATCACTCAACGAGTTTGAGTCGGTTGCCCTGAACGGTGTCGCCGTGAGTGGTGCGCCGGCCATGGAGCAGCTAGTTCTGTTGCGAATTCCGGCGACGAGCGGCTTCGATGGTAGCCGGCCGTGGTTGCTGGAGATCGCCTTCGGCGGAGAAGCCCGGTTCGGGCTTGACTACGCGCCGCCGGCTGAGCTGGTGGTCGAGCCTATTCCGCGGCTCGTTGCCGCTGTCGATAATCGTGCCGCTGAGGTGCCGGCCCTTTGGCTCTCGGTGTGGAAGGACCAGGAAGCCAAGATCGCGGTGCTGCTGCTGGCGCTGGCAACCCTTTCGGCTGTGCTATTGGCCCAAAACCGGCTCGTCCGACACGCCCAATGTATGCGCTGGCTACGCGCTGTCTTTCTTGTCTTTTCGCTGGGCTGGATCGGCTGGTATGCAGGCGCGCAACTGTCGATCAGCCATCTCTTCACGATTGCCCGGGCGCCCTTCGAAGGCGGTGGGTTGGAGGCAATGCTGCTCGATCCCCTGACACTGATCGTGCTAGGCTTCGCGGGGCTTACCCTGCTGCTGCTCGGACGCGGCATATTCTGCGGCTGGCTTTGCCCCTTTGGCGCTTTGCAGGAGTTGCTCAACAAAGCTGCGCGGTGGCTTGGGCTGCGCCAGCGGCAACTGCCGGCTGCGCTCAACGAGCGGCTGTGGGCGCTCAAATATGTTGTCGCGATAGCACTAGTCGCGCTGGTCTTCATCGATCGGACCCCGGTCATACGCGCTGTCGAGATAGAGCCCTTCGACACGGCGATCCTGTTCGGCTTCGTGCGCGCCTGGCCCTATGTGCTGTTTACGCTCGCTATACTCGGTGTAGGGCTCTTCGTTGAGCGCGCCTTTTGCCGCTATCTCTGTCCGCTGGGCGGCAGCCTTGCCATCCTCGGGCGCTGGCGCATGCTGCTCTGGTTAAAGCGTCGGCCCGAATGCGGCAGTAGCTGCAACACTTGTCAGCCGCTTTGCCCGGTGCAGGCGATCGGCAACGATGGCAGCATAAATTTCAATGAGTGTTATCACTGTCTGGCCTGCCAGGTGGCCTATCAGGACGATCAGGTCTGTCCGCCCTTGGTGGCCAGGAGGGAGCGCCGCGAGCGCCTGTCGGGTAGTTCCGGTATTGGGCCGCGCGAGGAAGCCGTGCCGGTGGCAGCAAAATAG
- a CDS encoding 4Fe-4S binding protein has protein sequence MVAFPTYRLFLVVAALLCVLTGDAQAIDKEDPLERRLSVRALDQAFPEADEVGEISGRPAVAEVLIDDALAGYVLSTYDIDPIGGFTGLAFDLLVGIDLDGRLRGVHVIEHHEPIISHNAIPLSRLDGFLLQLSGFPVDQSLRNVREATDAISGATVSSKLMRSAVLSSARKIATEYGLIDGLETGVSVDMRSYEPRDWQTLLALGAVTTLAVPSEAGETLEVYAAITTPPGIGRNFFGGSWHTFHVSKLGTDEHLLVLAGTGNPALFRKRPRGGEPYPNVRIVQDGKTLPLSRDNKLGKPSIIGDGAPCFSERVMFRLGARDGFDVFKPWAFEFDIGDETHSLPYTLPALFVTGSDFALEEAGYKEPTYVLFGLLRGSLLNDWQRVWVARAGDIVALVGLLTTLTLMLLWQDRLVRGRRLYRMLRLGFLAVVLVWLGWIVDAQLTILNIVTYARIMVSGLDPALVLLDPLIFLLSLYVLVTLLLWGRGVFCGWLCPFGALQEFAGAVARRLRLPRVKIPESLGERLVTAKYLVTLVIFGLAIWSLDAAQVAAEVEPFKTAIVVGFARHWPYVLYAGILLVLGLFIERFFCRFLCPLGGALSLLGRWHVMRWLRQRPQCGSPCAVCRQICPVDAIRGDGSIDMNECFQCLECQVEYFDEGRCPPLIQQRKRAARAAAT, from the coding sequence ATGGTTGCCTTTCCGACGTACCGCCTGTTTCTTGTTGTTGCCGCGTTGCTTTGTGTGCTCACTGGCGATGCTCAGGCAATTGACAAGGAGGATCCGCTGGAGCGTCGCCTGTCGGTCCGCGCCCTCGACCAGGCCTTTCCCGAGGCCGACGAGGTCGGCGAGATCAGCGGCCGGCCCGCGGTGGCGGAAGTGCTCATCGACGATGCCCTGGCGGGTTACGTGCTCTCGACCTACGACATCGATCCCATCGGTGGTTTCACCGGCCTCGCTTTCGATCTACTGGTCGGCATTGATCTGGATGGCCGCCTGCGCGGCGTGCATGTGATCGAGCACCACGAGCCGATCATCAGCCACAACGCCATCCCGCTCTCACGTCTGGATGGATTTTTGCTTCAGCTCTCCGGCTTTCCCGTGGATCAATCGCTGCGCAATGTACGCGAGGCCACCGATGCCATCTCGGGTGCCACGGTGAGCAGCAAGCTGATGCGCTCGGCGGTGCTGTCTTCAGCGCGCAAGATTGCTACGGAATACGGTTTGATCGACGGGCTGGAAACGGGCGTCAGCGTTGATATGAGGAGCTACGAGCCACGCGACTGGCAAACCCTGCTTGCGCTGGGCGCGGTGACGACACTCGCCGTGCCGAGCGAGGCTGGCGAGACCCTGGAGGTCTATGCCGCGATTACCACACCGCCCGGCATCGGCCGCAATTTTTTTGGCGGTAGCTGGCATACCTTCCATGTCTCGAAGCTCGGCACTGACGAGCACCTGCTCGTCCTCGCCGGTACCGGCAATCCGGCGCTGTTCCGCAAAAGGCCGCGCGGTGGTGAACCCTATCCCAATGTGCGCATTGTCCAGGACGGCAAAACCCTGCCGCTGAGCCGCGATAACAAGCTCGGTAAGCCCTCCATCATTGGTGACGGCGCGCCGTGCTTCAGCGAGCGAGTTATGTTCCGCCTCGGCGCCCGCGACGGCTTTGACGTGTTCAAGCCCTGGGCGTTCGAGTTCGATATCGGGGACGAAACCCACAGTCTACCCTACACGCTGCCCGCGCTTTTCGTGACCGGCAGCGACTTTGCATTGGAGGAGGCTGGCTACAAAGAGCCCACCTATGTCTTGTTCGGTCTGCTGCGCGGAAGCCTGCTCAATGACTGGCAAAGGGTCTGGGTGGCCCGGGCCGGCGATATCGTGGCTCTTGTAGGTTTGCTCACCACGCTTACGCTGATGTTGCTGTGGCAGGATCGCCTGGTCCGTGGTCGCCGTCTTTACCGCATGCTGCGCCTCGGCTTTCTGGCGGTGGTTCTGGTATGGCTTGGCTGGATCGTCGATGCACAGCTGACGATCCTCAACATCGTCACCTATGCGCGGATCATGGTCTCCGGCCTCGACCCGGCGCTGGTACTGCTCGACCCGTTAATCTTTCTGCTGTCGCTCTATGTGCTGGTCACGCTGCTGCTATGGGGTCGTGGCGTCTTCTGTGGCTGGCTTTGCCCCTTCGGCGCCTTGCAGGAGTTCGCTGGCGCCGTCGCGCGCCGTTTGCGCCTGCCGCGTGTCAAGATTCCGGAGAGCTTGGGTGAACGTCTGGTGACTGCCAAATATCTGGTGACATTGGTAATTTTCGGACTCGCCATATGGTCGCTCGACGCCGCCCAGGTGGCCGCGGAGGTGGAACCCTTCAAGACCGCCATCGTGGTCGGCTTCGCGCGTCACTGGCCCTACGTGCTTTATGCTGGGATCCTCCTTGTTCTCGGTCTCTTCATTGAGCGCTTCTTCTGCCGCTTTCTCTGCCCGCTCGGCGGCGCGCTGAGTCTTCTCGGGCGTTGGCACGTGATGCGCTGGCTCAGGCAACGCCCGCAATGCGGCAGCCCTTGCGCGGTTTGCCGCCAGATTTGTCCAGTCGATGCGATCCGCGGCGATGGCAGCATCGATATGAACGAATGTTTCCAATGCCTGGAGTGCCAGGTCGAGTATTTCGATGAGGGGCGCTGTCCGCCGCTGATCCAGCAGCGCAAGCGCGCTGCGCGGGCGGCGGCGACATAA
- a CDS encoding cold-shock protein, whose amino-acid sequence MTTGTVKWFDSVKGFGFITPETGDKDAFVHISSVERAGLSTLSEGQKIEFDMVADNRGRMAADNLRVID is encoded by the coding sequence ATGACGACGGGAACCGTGAAATGGTTCGATTCCGTAAAGGGGTTCGGATTTATTACACCCGAGACAGGTGACAAGGATGCTTTTGTCCATATTTCGAGCGTCGAGCGGGCGGGCCTGTCTACCCTGTCCGAAGGACAGAAGATCGAGTTCGACATGGTTGCCGATAATCGCGGCCGGATGGCAGCGGATAATCTGCGCGTGATTGACTGA
- a CDS encoding NAD(P)-dependent oxidoreductase: MSTIFLTGAAGNLGRVLSAGLADEHKLRLMDIVTARQIPDGAVFRLADLADKDTVLALCEGVDAIVHFGAISTEASFEEVLEANLRGTYHIFEGARRNGARVVFASSNHAIGFHQRDEALTEDCQLRPDSYYGLSKAYSELLGRTYWDKYGVENACLRIGSCFAEPVDRRQLYTWLSFADLTALVRCCLAADTLGHAVYWGVSENTGRWWSDLAREQIGFSSEDSADAYGSIVEGSEDDMNPVARRYQGGAFCADGYSRSSPAPRQLFRGRG, from the coding sequence ATGTCCACCATTTTTCTGACCGGTGCCGCTGGCAATCTCGGGCGTGTACTCAGCGCCGGCTTGGCTGATGAGCACAAATTACGCCTCATGGACATCGTGACCGCTCGCCAGATACCGGATGGCGCGGTTTTTCGGCTGGCGGACCTCGCCGACAAGGACACGGTACTGGCGCTCTGCGAAGGTGTCGATGCCATCGTGCATTTCGGCGCTATTTCTACGGAAGCGAGCTTCGAAGAAGTCCTTGAGGCCAACTTGCGCGGCACTTATCACATCTTCGAAGGCGCCCGGCGTAACGGTGCGCGTGTGGTCTTCGCAAGCTCCAACCACGCCATCGGCTTTCACCAGCGCGACGAGGCGCTGACCGAGGACTGCCAGCTCCGCCCCGACAGCTATTATGGTCTATCGAAGGCCTATAGTGAGCTACTTGGGCGCACCTATTGGGATAAGTACGGGGTGGAGAACGCTTGCTTGCGGATCGGCTCCTGCTTTGCCGAGCCCGTCGACCGCCGCCAGCTTTACACCTGGCTGAGCTTTGCCGATCTGACCGCACTAGTGCGCTGCTGTCTCGCGGCCGACACTCTGGGCCATGCGGTTTATTGGGGTGTATCCGAGAATACCGGGCGCTGGTGGTCCGATCTGGCCCGGGAACAGATCGGTTTTTCGTCCGAAGACAGCGCTGACGCCTATGGCTCGATCGTCGAAGGCAGCGAGGACGATATGAATCCCGTCGCCAGGCGCTATCAGGGCGGCGCGTTTTGCGCAGATGGCTACTCGCGGAGCAGTCCCGCGCCACGGCAATTGTTCCGCGGCCGCGGTTGA